Proteins from a genomic interval of Caulobacter rhizosphaerae:
- a CDS encoding DUF6334 family protein, giving the protein MNSDELPRAQGIVRFDFDRYDDLHGQSTCRIKAKIEADDPRPIWWEMVVMGETLGLHITVNRDTDELIVALTNVAEPGGGLWIDVEQLADCIGGKIGWFWSAMNSQGYWDLFILSFEGSVIPSVAFLGMASEVHVMRMALVEQPSATEVIER; this is encoded by the coding sequence ATGAACTCTGATGAACTTCCTCGCGCCCAGGGCATCGTGCGGTTTGATTTCGACCGTTACGACGATCTCCACGGACAATCGACCTGCCGCATCAAGGCTAAGATCGAGGCGGACGATCCGAGGCCCATTTGGTGGGAAATGGTCGTGATGGGCGAGACCCTCGGTCTACACATCACCGTAAACAGGGACACTGACGAGTTGATCGTCGCGCTGACCAATGTTGCAGAACCCGGTGGGGGCCTCTGGATCGATGTCGAACAGCTAGCTGATTGTATTGGGGGCAAGATCGGCTGGTTCTGGTCCGCGATGAACTCCCAAGGTTATTGGGATTTGTTCATACTGTCGTTCGAGGGCAGTGTAATTCCAAGCGTAGCCTTTCTCGGAATGGCGTCGGAAGTGCACGTAATGCGGATGGCCCTGGTCGAGCAGCCGTCTGCCACTGAGGTGATTGAGCGTTAG
- a CDS encoding glycosyltransferase family protein encodes MILAVVQARMGSKRLPGKAVATLQGQPMILRQLERLRGARRLTKIIVATSSDPADDGLAGLVVSRGYAVHRGAGSDILDRIARCAEAAGPVSHIVRVKGDAPFVDPAVIDEAVRLAQATGAAYTSNRVERTFPAGLEVEVVTVEALRVAAAEVRDPLAMISPTAAIRERPDRFRQAHLKAHRDWSHYDWRVKTPADLAFARSIYDALYPADPGFSMHDVLDLVESHQDLGRFAA; translated from the coding sequence ATGATCCTCGCCGTCGTCCAGGCCCGCATGGGCTCCAAGCGTCTGCCCGGCAAGGCCGTCGCCACCCTCCAGGGCCAGCCGATGATCCTGCGCCAGCTGGAACGGCTGCGCGGCGCCCGGCGCCTGACCAAGATCATCGTCGCCACCAGCAGCGACCCCGCCGACGACGGCCTGGCCGGCCTGGTGGTGTCGCGCGGCTACGCCGTGCACCGCGGCGCGGGCAGCGACATCCTCGACCGCATCGCCCGCTGCGCCGAGGCCGCCGGGCCGGTCAGCCACATCGTTCGCGTCAAGGGCGACGCGCCGTTCGTCGATCCGGCCGTGATCGACGAGGCCGTCCGCCTGGCCCAGGCCACCGGCGCGGCCTACACCTCCAACCGTGTGGAGCGCACCTTTCCGGCCGGGCTGGAGGTCGAGGTGGTCACCGTCGAGGCGCTGCGCGTCGCCGCCGCCGAGGTTCGCGACCCCCTGGCCATGATCTCGCCGACCGCCGCCATCCGCGAGCGGCCCGATCGTTTCCGGCAGGCCCACCTGAAGGCCCATCGCGACTGGTCGCACTACGACTGGCGGGTCAAGACCCCGGCCGACCTGGCCTTCGCCCGCTCGATCTACGACGCGCTGTATCCGGCCGACCCAGGCTTTTCGATGCACGACGTGCTGGACCTGGTGGAGAGCCACCAAGACCTGGGCCGGTTCGCGGCCTAG
- a CDS encoding Lrp/AsnC family transcriptional regulator — MKKPAANLDAFDRKLLNLLQRRGRASYVEMAEAVNLSESACLRRVKALEETGVIGRYAAVIDERAVGLPLSVFVTVTLSSQAEATLSVFEKAIANVREVAECYLMTGGSDYLLRLVVADVDDLERVHAQELTRIPGVVRVSSSIALRTVVKRVELPL; from the coding sequence GTGAAGAAACCTGCGGCCAACCTCGACGCCTTCGACCGGAAGCTGCTGAACCTGCTCCAGAGGCGAGGCCGGGCCAGCTATGTGGAAATGGCCGAGGCGGTGAATCTTTCCGAATCCGCCTGCCTGCGCCGGGTGAAGGCGTTGGAAGAAACCGGGGTGATCGGGCGCTACGCCGCGGTGATCGACGAGCGGGCGGTGGGCCTGCCGCTCAGCGTCTTCGTCACCGTCACCCTGTCGTCCCAGGCCGAGGCGACGCTCAGCGTCTTCGAGAAGGCCATCGCCAATGTCCGCGAGGTGGCCGAGTGCTACCTGATGACCGGCGGCTCGGACTATCTGCTGCGGCTGGTGGTGGCCGACGTCGACGACCTGGAGCGGGTGCACGCCCAGGAGCTGACGCGGATCCCGGGCGTGGTGCGGGTCAGCTCGTCGATCGCCCTGCGCACGGTGGTCAAGCGTGTCGAATTGCCGCTTTGA
- the ald gene encoding alanine dehydrogenase translates to MRVGVPSEIKPGEHRVGLTPTAVREYVGHGHAVLVQAGAGLGAGYGDDLYVKAGATIAPDADAVFAGAELIIKVKEPQKVEWERLTPRHILFTYLHLAPDPAQTEGLLASGCAAIAYETVTDARGGLPLLAPMSEVAGRIAVFSAAETLLKHNGGMGLLLCGVPGVPPARVAVLGGGVVGSNAARMAAGLGAEVVVLERSIPRMRELDDLYQGRILTRYSTIAAVEDEILKADVIIGAVLTAGAAAPKLVKREHLAKMKPGSVLVDVSIDQGGCFETSHPTTHAEPTYTVDGVVHYCVANMPGAAPRTSSEALGNATLPFGLALADHGLDALKSNVHLAKGLNVLAGELTHPAVAEALGKTSVDPYGAWK, encoded by the coding sequence ATGCGCGTTGGAGTGCCTTCCGAGATCAAACCGGGCGAACACCGCGTCGGCCTGACCCCTACCGCCGTGCGCGAGTATGTGGGCCATGGCCACGCGGTGCTGGTCCAGGCCGGCGCGGGCCTGGGGGCCGGCTATGGCGACGACCTCTACGTCAAGGCCGGCGCGACCATCGCGCCCGACGCCGACGCGGTGTTCGCGGGCGCCGAGCTGATCATCAAGGTCAAGGAACCGCAGAAGGTCGAGTGGGAGCGCCTGACGCCCCGCCACATCCTGTTCACCTACCTCCACCTGGCGCCCGACCCCGCCCAGACCGAGGGCCTGCTGGCCTCGGGCTGCGCGGCCATCGCCTACGAGACCGTCACCGACGCGCGCGGCGGCCTGCCGCTGCTGGCTCCGATGTCGGAAGTGGCCGGCCGCATCGCGGTGTTCAGCGCCGCCGAGACCCTGCTCAAGCATAATGGCGGCATGGGCCTGCTGCTGTGCGGCGTGCCCGGCGTGCCCCCGGCCCGGGTGGCGGTGCTGGGCGGCGGCGTGGTCGGCTCCAACGCCGCCCGCATGGCCGCCGGCCTCGGCGCCGAGGTCGTGGTGCTGGAGCGCTCGATCCCCCGGATGCGCGAGCTGGACGACCTGTACCAGGGCCGCATCCTGACCCGCTATTCGACGATCGCCGCCGTCGAGGACGAGATCCTCAAGGCCGACGTGATCATCGGCGCGGTGCTGACCGCCGGGGCCGCCGCGCCCAAGCTGGTCAAGCGCGAGCACCTGGCCAAGATGAAGCCCGGCTCGGTGCTGGTCGACGTGTCGATCGACCAGGGCGGCTGTTTCGAGACCAGCCACCCGACCACCCACGCCGAGCCGACCTACACGGTCGACGGCGTCGTCCACTACTGCGTGGCCAACATGCCGGGCGCGGCGCCGCGCACCTCGTCGGAAGCCCTGGGCAACGCCACCCTGCCCTTCGGCCTGGCCCTGGCCGACCACGGCCTGGACGCGCTGAAGAGCAACGTCCACCTGGCCAAGGGCCTCAACGTCCTGGCGGGCGAACTGACCCACCCGGCCGTGGCCGAGGCGCTGGGCAAGACGTCGGTGGACCCGTATGGGGCTTGGAAGTAG
- a CDS encoding IS110 family transposase encodes MEEVITIGLDLAKSVFQAHGADRAGGVVFRKKLRREQLLAFFAGQPRCLVAMEACASAHYWAREIGALGHEIRLIPPAYVKPFVKRQKNDMADAEAICEAAQRPTMRFVTPKSAQAQGSAVVFRTRDLLVRQRTQLINALRGHLAEFGFVVRQGAAHAARLIDVVDDPSTDLPAQARPVLAVIVQSLRALQGQIAQLDAEIAIRAKRDPVARRLMTIPGIGPVVATALVALAPAASTFRRGRDFAAWVGLTPRQHSSGGKERLGRTSKMGERSLRRLLILGASSAARVSGRDRAPANPWLESMLARKPRMLVTIALANKMARIVWALMAHGGTYRAPAMAV; translated from the coding sequence GTGGAAGAAGTTATCACAATCGGGCTCGACTTGGCCAAGTCGGTCTTCCAGGCGCATGGCGCTGATCGGGCCGGCGGCGTGGTCTTCCGCAAGAAGCTGCGACGAGAACAACTGCTGGCGTTCTTCGCCGGCCAGCCACGCTGCCTGGTGGCGATGGAGGCCTGCGCCAGCGCCCACTACTGGGCCCGTGAGATCGGCGCTTTGGGCCATGAGATCCGCCTGATCCCACCGGCCTATGTGAAGCCGTTCGTGAAGCGGCAGAAGAACGACATGGCCGACGCAGAAGCCATCTGCGAGGCGGCGCAACGGCCGACGATGCGGTTCGTCACGCCCAAGAGCGCGCAGGCCCAAGGCTCGGCCGTGGTGTTTCGCACCCGCGATCTGCTGGTCAGGCAGCGCACCCAGCTGATCAATGCGCTGCGGGGGCATCTGGCCGAGTTCGGCTTCGTGGTCCGGCAAGGTGCGGCGCACGCTGCCAGGCTGATCGATGTGGTCGACGACCCCAGCACCGATCTGCCCGCCCAGGCGCGGCCGGTGCTGGCTGTCATCGTCCAGAGCCTCCGAGCCCTACAGGGCCAGATCGCTCAACTGGATGCTGAGATCGCCATACGGGCCAAGCGCGATCCGGTCGCCAGGCGGCTGATGACCATCCCTGGCATTGGACCCGTCGTGGCCACCGCGTTGGTGGCGCTGGCGCCGGCCGCCAGCACCTTCAGGCGCGGGCGTGACTTCGCCGCCTGGGTGGGCCTCACGCCACGCCAGCATTCCAGCGGCGGCAAGGAGCGATTGGGGCGGACCAGCAAGATGGGCGAGCGCAGTCTGCGACGGCTGCTGATCCTGGGCGCCAGCTCCGCGGCCAGGGTCTCCGGCCGCGATCGTGCACCTGCCAATCCATGGCTGGAGAGCATGCTGGCCCGAAAGCCACGGATGCTGGTCACCATCGCATTGGCCAACAAGATGGCGAGGATCGTCTGGGCGCTGATGGCGCACGGAGGAACCTACAGAGCTCCGGCCATGGCGGTCTAA
- a CDS encoding XdhC family protein, whose product MKLPDPPLNQASEIAGDWPLHGLAEDMRPALAQALARGAAGLATIISLGEGGPRPVGAQMVFGMESRAGFLSGGCIEADVEAHARACMADGRPRRLVYGEGSPWPDIRLLCGARIEILVERLASDDDAARALLALAEAREPAAWISDGERRLCAPASDPAPTWPGAFSRRFDPPPRLVVFGGDPTALAVASLGAQSGFSTTLVRPKGPIAPPPLAGVAYRRDDVAGAVAAVGLDAWTAVAVCGHDEEVDHEALLAALPSAASYVGLLGARRRLGARLDRLRAAGVAETDLQKLRAPIGLDLGGKAPFEVAVAIIGEIMASRHGQPALARRPVSTPDGDGQAAKPPGGGKS is encoded by the coding sequence ATGAAGCTTCCCGATCCCCCGCTCAACCAGGCCTCCGAAATCGCCGGAGACTGGCCGCTGCACGGCCTGGCCGAGGACATGCGGCCCGCCCTGGCCCAGGCCCTGGCGCGCGGCGCGGCGGGCCTGGCGACGATCATTTCGCTCGGCGAGGGCGGCCCGCGTCCAGTCGGCGCCCAGATGGTGTTCGGCATGGAAAGCCGGGCCGGGTTCCTGTCGGGCGGCTGCATCGAGGCCGATGTCGAGGCCCACGCCCGGGCCTGCATGGCCGACGGGCGGCCCCGGCGCCTGGTCTATGGCGAGGGCAGCCCCTGGCCCGACATCCGCCTGCTGTGCGGGGCGCGGATCGAGATCCTGGTCGAGCGCCTCGCCTCCGACGACGATGCGGCGCGGGCGCTGCTGGCCCTGGCCGAGGCGCGCGAGCCGGCGGCTTGGATCAGCGACGGCGAGCGACGGCTCTGCGCCCCGGCGTCGGACCCCGCCCCTACTTGGCCCGGCGCCTTTTCGCGGCGATTCGATCCGCCGCCGCGACTGGTGGTGTTCGGCGGCGATCCCACCGCCCTGGCCGTGGCCAGCCTCGGGGCCCAGTCCGGGTTTTCGACCACCCTGGTGCGTCCCAAGGGCCCGATCGCGCCGCCGCCCCTGGCCGGCGTTGCCTATCGCCGCGACGACGTGGCCGGCGCCGTGGCGGCGGTCGGGCTGGACGCCTGGACGGCGGTGGCGGTCTGCGGTCATGACGAGGAGGTCGACCACGAGGCCCTGCTGGCCGCCCTGCCCTCGGCCGCGTCCTATGTCGGCCTGCTGGGCGCCCGGCGGCGGCTGGGCGCGCGGCTGGACCGCCTGCGCGCCGCCGGCGTCGCCGAGACCGACCTCCAGAAGCTGCGCGCCCCGATCGGCCTCGACCTCGGCGGCAAGGCGCCGTTTGAGGTGGCCGTGGCGATCATCGGCGAGATCATGGCCAGCCGCCACGGCCAGCCGGCCCTGGCGCGACGGCCGGTCTCCACCCCCGATGGGGACGGACAGGCGGCGAAGCCGCCAGGTGGGGGCAAGTCTTAG
- a CDS encoding Fic family protein — protein sequence MVWNWQQEGWPEFTWEQRKLVRAEALFIENAGVLIGVSKHLDADDQYALRIELMSHEAVDTSAIEGEPLDRDSVQSSIRRHLGLASDRRRASPAEAGIAEMMVDLYEHAARLLTEEVLFRWHRWITNGRTDLVDIGRYRTHADPMQIVSGALHAPKVHFEAPPSSDLPTEMQRFWDWLERTAPGGSTPLPAVTRAGIAHLWFESIHPFEDGNGRVGRAISEKILAQGLANPVVTGMASTLLQHRKAYYAELERAHRDLEITDWLLWFAAKTLEAQQRTLRQIEFVLDKARLMGSLRGVLNERQEKALIRLFAAGPEGFKGGLSAANYMTITGTTSATTTRDLAALVDTGALTRTGANKATRYHLNIATTPLSSLDEHDIA from the coding sequence ATGGTTTGGAATTGGCAGCAGGAAGGTTGGCCCGAGTTTACTTGGGAACAGCGCAAATTGGTGCGCGCCGAAGCGCTCTTCATCGAGAACGCGGGCGTGCTCATTGGCGTGTCCAAGCATCTGGACGCCGACGACCAATATGCCCTGCGCATCGAATTGATGAGCCATGAGGCCGTCGATACCTCCGCCATTGAGGGCGAACCGCTCGACCGCGATAGTGTCCAGTCGTCCATCCGCAGACACCTAGGCTTGGCCAGCGACCGTCGCCGCGCGTCGCCCGCCGAGGCCGGCATCGCGGAAATGATGGTCGATCTTTATGAGCATGCCGCCAGGCTGCTGACCGAAGAGGTCCTGTTCCGCTGGCATCGCTGGATCACCAATGGGCGCACCGATCTCGTCGATATCGGGCGCTATCGCACCCACGCAGATCCGATGCAGATCGTCTCGGGCGCGCTGCATGCCCCGAAGGTGCATTTCGAGGCTCCGCCCTCGTCGGACCTCCCCACGGAGATGCAACGCTTCTGGGACTGGCTGGAGCGCACAGCGCCGGGCGGTAGCACGCCCTTACCCGCCGTCACCCGCGCCGGCATCGCCCACCTCTGGTTTGAAAGCATCCACCCGTTCGAGGACGGCAACGGCCGGGTCGGTCGCGCGATCAGCGAGAAGATCTTGGCGCAGGGATTGGCGAATCCGGTTGTGACTGGCATGGCCAGCACCTTGTTGCAGCATCGTAAGGCCTACTACGCCGAGCTTGAGCGCGCACACCGAGATCTCGAAATCACCGACTGGCTGTTGTGGTTCGCCGCCAAGACACTGGAGGCGCAGCAACGAACTCTGCGCCAGATCGAATTCGTGCTGGATAAGGCTCGCCTCATGGGCAGTTTGCGTGGCGTGCTGAACGAGCGCCAGGAAAAGGCGCTTATTCGGTTATTTGCCGCTGGGCCGGAAGGCTTCAAGGGCGGGCTCAGCGCCGCCAACTACATGACCATCACGGGCACGACATCGGCGACCACCACCCGAGACCTCGCCGCGCTGGTCGACACCGGCGCGCTGACTCGCACCGGTGCGAACAAGGCCACGCGCTATCATCTGAACATCGCCACCACGCCACTTTCGTCGCTCGACGAGCACGACATCGCCTAA
- a CDS encoding carbonic anhydrase has product MVSRRLLLGALASGLAAPALAWAEGNDPATPSILTRKGRRTRRALKSQPTDKAALDKALAQVKPLEAPDAVEPAEVHPPQLVSPDEALGRLKQGNAIFARGGASIVLPTMVRIAELSKGQKPFAVIVGCSDSRVGPELVFDCNLGELFVVRVAGSTVSQEGLGSIVYAVEHLGAPLVVVLGHSKCGAVGAAVDVATKHSELHGSLLNMVLPIIPAVLEAQETHPADLQDAAIHQNVRDVAARLRVADGTLAEKLSEGRLKIVSATYDLASGVVAFDA; this is encoded by the coding sequence ATGGTTTCGAGACGTCTGCTGCTGGGCGCCCTGGCGTCCGGCCTCGCCGCGCCGGCCCTGGCCTGGGCCGAGGGCAACGATCCCGCCACGCCATCGATCCTGACCCGCAAGGGCCGGCGCACGCGCCGGGCCCTGAAGTCCCAGCCCACCGACAAGGCCGCGCTGGACAAGGCCCTGGCCCAGGTCAAGCCGCTGGAAGCGCCCGATGCGGTCGAGCCGGCCGAGGTGCATCCGCCCCAGCTGGTCAGCCCCGACGAGGCGCTGGGCCGCCTCAAGCAGGGCAACGCCATCTTCGCGCGCGGCGGCGCCAGCATCGTCCTGCCGACCATGGTCCGCATCGCCGAGCTGTCCAAGGGCCAGAAGCCGTTCGCGGTGATCGTCGGCTGCAGCGACAGCCGCGTCGGTCCGGAACTGGTCTTCGACTGCAATCTGGGTGAGCTGTTCGTGGTCCGCGTGGCCGGCTCGACCGTCAGCCAGGAGGGCCTCGGCTCGATCGTCTACGCCGTCGAGCACCTGGGCGCGCCGCTGGTCGTCGTCCTGGGCCACAGCAAGTGCGGCGCGGTCGGCGCGGCGGTGGACGTGGCCACCAAGCACAGCGAACTGCACGGCTCGCTTTTGAACATGGTGCTGCCGATCATCCCCGCGGTGCTGGAGGCGCAGGAGACCCACCCGGCCGACCTGCAGGACGCGGCGATCCATCAGAATGTCCGCGACGTCGCCGCCCGCCTGAGGGTGGCCGACGGGACCCTGGCCGAAAAGCTGAGCGAAGGCCGGCTGAAGATCGTCTCGGCCACCTACGACCTGGCCAGCGGCGTGGTGGCGTTCGACGCCTAG
- the moaC gene encoding cyclic pyranopterin monophosphate synthase MoaC, with translation MTRLTHIDDQGRARMVDVSDKAETVREAIAVGFVRMRPSTRELAVSGTGRKGDVRAVAEIAGVMAAKKTADLIPLCHPLALSKVEVSVEPAEGGLAVMARVKLKGQTGVEMEALTAVSVACLTIYDMLKAAEKGMVIEAVRLVEKTGGKSGDWRAE, from the coding sequence GTGACCCGCCTGACCCACATCGACGACCAGGGCCGCGCCCGCATGGTCGACGTCTCGGACAAGGCCGAGACGGTCCGCGAGGCGATCGCCGTCGGCTTCGTGCGGATGCGACCCTCGACCCGCGAGCTGGCTGTCTCCGGAACCGGCCGCAAGGGCGACGTTCGCGCCGTGGCCGAGATCGCCGGGGTGATGGCGGCCAAGAAGACCGCCGACCTGATCCCGCTGTGCCACCCCCTGGCCCTGTCCAAGGTCGAGGTCTCGGTCGAGCCGGCCGAGGGCGGGCTGGCGGTGATGGCCCGCGTCAAGCTGAAGGGCCAGACCGGGGTGGAGATGGAAGCCCTGACCGCCGTCTCGGTGGCCTGCCTGACGATCTACGACATGCTGAAGGCCGCCGAGAAGGGCATGGTCATCGAGGCCGTGCGCCTGGTCGAGAAGACCGGCGGCAAGTCGGGCGACTGGCGAGCGGAGTAG
- a CDS encoding bifunctional regulator KidO, which yields MSLSVSKLGLAAAQFGLDGMSASPRARSPETEARDILAIAARARLSVLDVSGNYGRAEQVLGDLIPRPVPFRVTLSAARADRGPDFVEAEARASLRRLAVERADAIIVPSPAELFGPHGAAVWDRLARLRDEGLFAKVGVAAHASDDPVGVARRFKPDILQAPASLLDQRLLADGSLQRIAGMGIEVQLRSIFLNGLLFLPPDRVPAQLKGASGRLSKVRRMIAEGRSDPLQAALGFALSRVEASAVLVGVTSAAELSAVVAAASSPPPDLDWDDMAIDDPVALDPRRWVA from the coding sequence ATGTCGCTTTCGGTTTCCAAGCTCGGTCTCGCCGCCGCCCAGTTCGGACTGGACGGCATGAGCGCGTCGCCGCGCGCCCGTTCGCCCGAAACCGAAGCCCGTGACATTCTCGCCATCGCCGCCCGCGCCCGCCTGTCGGTGCTGGACGTGTCGGGCAACTATGGCCGCGCCGAGCAGGTGCTGGGCGACCTGATCCCGCGTCCCGTGCCGTTCCGCGTCACCCTGTCGGCCGCCCGCGCCGACCGCGGCCCGGACTTCGTCGAGGCCGAGGCCCGCGCCAGCCTGCGCCGCCTGGCCGTGGAACGCGCCGACGCCATCATCGTCCCCTCGCCCGCCGAACTGTTCGGCCCGCACGGCGCGGCCGTCTGGGACCGCCTGGCCCGGCTGCGCGACGAGGGGCTGTTCGCCAAGGTGGGCGTCGCCGCGCACGCCAGCGACGATCCCGTCGGCGTCGCCCGCCGCTTCAAGCCCGACATCCTGCAAGCGCCGGCCAGCCTGCTGGACCAGCGCCTGCTGGCCGACGGCTCGCTGCAGCGCATCGCTGGCATGGGGATCGAGGTGCAGCTGCGCTCGATCTTCCTGAACGGCCTGCTGTTCCTGCCGCCCGACCGCGTGCCCGCCCAGCTGAAGGGGGCCTCGGGCCGCCTGTCGAAGGTGCGGCGAATGATCGCCGAGGGCCGGTCCGATCCGCTGCAGGCCGCCCTCGGCTTCGCCCTGTCGCGCGTCGAGGCCAGCGCCGTCCTGGTGGGCGTCACCTCGGCCGCCGAGCTGTCGGCCGTGGTCGCCGCCGCCTCCAGCCCGCCGCCCGACCTCGACTGGGACGACATGGCCATCGACGATCCGGTGGCCCTGGACCCGCGACGTTGGGTCGCCTGA
- a CDS encoding tetratricopeptide repeat protein — protein MVDTEALFRIGDAAEEAGDFGLALRSFERGSALGSPECLTRLAYLYDVGVGVQVDKDLAMKLYQRAWRRNGSTVAAENIAILYQEVGRYREMFRWHQRAARNGDGSAQLNLAKCYLDGLGVRKDPRLAMRALAIAEGSIYITDDEREEARALIEMLKPRLV, from the coding sequence ATGGTGGATACTGAAGCACTGTTTCGGATTGGTGACGCTGCCGAGGAAGCTGGCGATTTCGGCTTGGCGTTACGCTCGTTCGAACGCGGCTCGGCGCTTGGTTCGCCTGAATGTCTGACGCGACTGGCCTATTTATACGATGTAGGCGTCGGCGTTCAGGTCGATAAAGACTTGGCGATGAAACTGTATCAGCGCGCTTGGCGTCGAAATGGTTCGACGGTGGCGGCTGAGAATATCGCGATATTGTATCAAGAGGTTGGTCGCTACCGGGAAATGTTCCGGTGGCATCAACGGGCCGCCAGGAATGGCGACGGAAGCGCGCAGCTCAATTTGGCGAAATGTTATCTCGACGGCCTAGGTGTACGGAAAGACCCTCGGTTGGCTATGCGCGCCCTCGCGATCGCTGAAGGCTCCATCTACATAACTGACGATGAGCGCGAAGAGGCGCGCGCCCTGATCGAAATGCTGAAGCCTCGTCTCGTCTAA
- the moaB gene encoding molybdenum cofactor biosynthesis protein B: MSAGSLIPGGGIKPELPFKPVRVAVLTVSDTRDESTDTSGQLLVDRIKAAGHDLAGRLVVRDDVDKIRQTVRDWIAGGQVDAVVTTGGTGLTGRDVTVEALEPLFDKKIDGFSVVFHLVSYATVGLSTLQSRATAGLIGGVFVFCLPGSNGAVKDGWDKVISAQLDSRHKPCNMVELMPRLLEQ, translated from the coding sequence ATGTCGGCAGGCAGCCTCATCCCGGGCGGCGGGATCAAGCCGGAGCTTCCGTTCAAGCCGGTGCGAGTGGCGGTCCTGACCGTCTCGGACACCCGCGACGAATCCACCGACACCTCCGGCCAGCTGCTGGTCGACCGGATCAAGGCCGCGGGCCATGACCTGGCGGGCCGCCTGGTCGTCCGCGACGACGTCGACAAGATCCGCCAGACCGTGCGCGACTGGATCGCCGGCGGCCAAGTCGACGCCGTCGTCACCACCGGCGGCACCGGCCTGACCGGCCGCGACGTCACGGTCGAGGCCCTCGAGCCGCTGTTCGACAAGAAGATCGACGGCTTCTCGGTGGTGTTCCACCTGGTCAGCTACGCCACGGTGGGCCTGTCCACCCTGCAGAGCCGCGCCACGGCCGGCCTGATCGGCGGGGTGTTCGTGTTCTGCCTGCCGGGGAGCAACGGGGCGGTCAAGGACGGCTGGGACAAGGTCATCTCGGCCCAGCTCGACAGCCGCCACAAGCCCTGCAACATGGTCGAACTGATGCCCCGACTCCTAGAGCAATAG